The candidate division WOR-3 bacterium genome includes a window with the following:
- a CDS encoding ABC transporter ATP-binding protein yields the protein MNPAIEVIGVTKKFRRRTSLFRYLLKKERKEKVALDNVSLTIYEGELFGLLGPNGAGKTTLVRCIATLLIPDKGEIKIFGKDISKNPNFARENIGLLTSGERTLYWKLSAIDNLRFFAALYGLSGKERDKRIDYLLELLGLKDVADERVEKYSSGMKQKLSLARALLHDPKILLLDEPTLGLDPAFARFIRNFIKEELVKKGKKTILLTTHYMDEADELCGRIAFIHNGKIIDVKTPEEFKESIPHKDILEIRFLGFIEKEDFQKISGIENFTMFSENGIWTAKFICKDTEAILNDVLSILNNKKCKILSVVNLEPTLEDVFIYHTGKSLKEDTREEFS from the coding sequence ATGAATCCAGCAATTGAAGTAATTGGCGTAACAAAAAAGTTTAGAAGAAGGACATCTTTATTTCGCTATCTTTTAAAAAAAGAGAGAAAAGAAAAGGTTGCTTTAGATAACGTTTCTTTAACTATCTATGAAGGTGAATTGTTTGGTCTTCTTGGACCTAACGGTGCCGGAAAGACAACCTTGGTAAGATGTATCGCTACTCTCTTGATTCCTGACAAAGGGGAGATAAAAATCTTTGGAAAAGATATTTCTAAAAATCCGAATTTTGCCCGCGAGAATATTGGTTTATTAACCAGTGGCGAAAGAACTTTATATTGGAAATTATCAGCCATTGATAATCTTCGTTTCTTTGCTGCCTTATACGGACTTTCGGGAAAAGAAAGGGATAAAAGAATTGACTATCTCTTAGAACTTTTAGGATTGAAAGATGTTGCTGATGAACGGGTAGAAAAATACTCTTCGGGAATGAAGCAAAAATTGTCTTTAGCGAGGGCATTATTACACGACCCAAAAATCTTACTTTTAGATGAGCCAACCTTAGGATTAGACCCAGCCTTTGCTCGGTTTATAAGAAATTTTATCAAAGAGGAATTAGTAAAAAAAGGGAAAAAGACAATATTATTAACTACCCATTATATGGATGAAGCCGATGAACTTTGTGGTCGAATTGCCTTTATTCATAATGGAAAGATTATTGATGTAAAAACACCAGAAGAATTTAAAGAATCAATTCCACATAAAGATATCTTAGAGATAAGATTTTTAGGATTTATTGAAAAAGAAGATTTCCAAAAAATTTCTGGTATTGAGAATTTTACTATGTTTAGTGAAAATGGTATTTGGACAGCCAAGTTTATTTGTAAGGATACGGAAGCAATATTGAATGATGTCTTATCAATATTGAATAATAAAAAGTGTAAAATTCTGTCGGTTGTAAATTTAGAGCCAACCTTAGAGGATGTCTTTATTTATCATACCGGAAAATCTTTAAAAGAAGATACTCGTGAAGAATTCTCTTGA
- a CDS encoding trypsin-like peptidase domain-containing protein, translated as MRKIIYFVLLLVGIVLGILIGFTYQNFFSKQNSLNLSKERLILVSQLEEKISNQRVNAIVLSANKVSPAVVSIAVTQTRIVTYSPFSSPFFDDFWRDFFRDFLPQRRYKQEIKGLGSGVIIDPNGYIVTNAHVVEMATEIKVSLPDGRSFDAEIIDIDSEEDLALLKINGKNLPYAQLGNSDDLLIGEWVIALGNPFGFLIEDTRPTVTVGVISAVNREVRAAQTGREYKNMIQTDAAINPGNSGGPLVNVLGEVIGINTFILSHAGGSEGVGFAIPINRVKEFIERAKKQVKEKREIIKVKIEKWGIEVSDIDNYLKKKYSLQTNYGAVILNVKENSFAEALGLDVGDAILSFQDEKVTSASDLKNKIDNFKGNSIKLIIERRGEKIRIYYRF; from the coding sequence ATGAGAAAAATTATTTATTTTGTACTTCTTCTTGTAGGTATTGTTTTGGGCATTTTGATTGGCTTTACTTATCAAAATTTTTTTTCCAAGCAAAATTCTTTAAATTTGTCAAAAGAAAGATTGATTTTAGTTTCTCAATTAGAAGAGAAAATCTCTAATCAAAGGGTGAATGCAATTGTTTTGAGTGCTAATAAAGTAAGTCCCGCAGTTGTTTCCATTGCCGTTACCCAGACAAGAATTGTTACTTATTCGCCCTTCTCTTCTCCTTTTTTTGATGATTTCTGGCGAGATTTTTTTAGAGATTTCTTACCACAAAGAAGATATAAACAAGAGATAAAAGGCTTAGGAAGTGGTGTAATTATTGACCCAAATGGATATATTGTGACTAATGCCCACGTGGTAGAGATGGCAACAGAAATTAAAGTTTCTTTACCAGATGGTCGTTCCTTTGATGCCGAGATTATTGATATTGATAGCGAAGAGGATTTGGCGTTATTGAAAATAAACGGCAAGAATTTACCTTATGCTCAATTAGGAAATTCTGATGATTTACTAATTGGTGAATGGGTTATTGCCTTAGGTAATCCTTTTGGATTTTTGATTGAAGATACCAGACCAACGGTAACTGTTGGTGTTATTTCCGCAGTCAATAGAGAGGTTAGAGCAGCTCAAACCGGTCGGGAATATAAAAATATGATTCAAACCGATGCGGCAATTAATCCGGGAAATTCTGGTGGACCTTTAGTAAATGTCTTAGGAGAGGTGATTGGTATAAATACTTTTATTCTCTCCCATGCTGGTGGTAGTGAAGGTGTTGGTTTTGCTATTCCAATTAACCGAGTTAAAGAGTTTATTGAACGGGCAAAAAAACAAGTAAAAGAAAAGAGGGAGATAATAAAAGTTAAGATTGAGAAATGGGGAATAGAAGTTAGTGATATTGATAATTATCTTAAAAAGAAATATTCCTTACAAACAAATTATGGAGCAGTTATTTTAAATGTAAAAGAGAATAGTTTTGCCGAAGCATTGGGTTTAGATGTTGGTGATGCGATTTTAAGTTTTCAAGATGAAAAGGTTACTAGTGCCAGTGATTTGAAAAATAAAATAGATAATTTTAAAGGCAATAGTATAAAATTGATTATTGAAAGAAGAGGAGAAAAGATAAGAATTTACTATCGGTTCTAA
- a CDS encoding glycosyltransferase family 4 protein — MSKILLINWRCPKNPLAGGAEIYAYEIFRRIKEHEITYLAERFPESKEEEEIEGIRIIRMGNKWTFNFSVYRNINEIVDKYNFDLVIDDLNKIPFYSPYFLKKKIPVLALVMHLFRKAIFSETNIFFGSYVYLTESLIPLVYKNNYFACLSQSTKEDLLRLFKNNKEIEEKIYVIPPGIDLDRYKPDFSKKRERIICHVGRLKKYKSIHHLIYAVKILKERNINNFKVLIVGEGDDKERLMKLVKKLNLTDIIEFTGYVSEEEKIDIYQRSLFLVENSIKEGWGLIVMEANACGTPVISAMAPGLKETVIDGETGFFYPYGDVDTLAEKMKILLINDNLREEMGKKAIDWAKNFTWEKSA, encoded by the coding sequence TCTTTTAATTAATTGGCGATGTCCAAAAAATCCTCTTGCTGGTGGAGCAGAAATTTATGCCTATGAGATTTTTAGAAGAATAAAAGAGCATGAAATAACTTATTTAGCCGAAAGATTTCCGGAAAGCAAAGAAGAGGAAGAGATAGAAGGAATAAGAATTATCCGAATGGGTAATAAATGGACTTTTAATTTTTCTGTTTATAGAAATATTAATGAGATAGTTGATAAATATAACTTTGATTTGGTGATTGATGATTTGAATAAAATCCCTTTTTATTCACCTTATTTTCTAAAAAAGAAAATACCGGTTTTGGCTTTGGTAATGCATCTTTTTCGTAAGGCGATATTTTCGGAAACAAATATTTTCTTTGGTTCTTATGTGTATCTTACAGAATCTTTAATACCTTTAGTTTATAAGAATAACTATTTTGCTTGCTTATCCCAAAGCACAAAAGAGGATTTATTGAGACTCTTTAAGAATAATAAAGAGATAGAAGAGAAAATTTATGTTATTCCGCCAGGCATTGATTTGGATAGATATAAACCGGATTTTTCTAAAAAAAGAGAAAGAATTATTTGTCATGTTGGTCGGCTAAAAAAATATAAATCTATCCATCATCTTATTTATGCGGTTAAGATATTGAAAGAAAGAAATATTAATAATTTTAAAGTTTTAATTGTTGGTGAGGGAGATGATAAAGAAAGGTTAATGAAATTGGTTAAAAAATTGAATCTAACAGATATTATTGAGTTTACTGGTTATGTATCTGAAGAAGAAAAGATTGATATCTATCAACGTTCATTATTTCTGGTTGAGAATTCAATAAAAGAAGGTTGGGGGCTTATTGTGATGGAAGCAAATGCCTGTGGGACACCGGTAATCTCAGCGATGGCACCTGGTTTAAAAGAGACGGTAATTGATGGTGAGACCGGTTTTTTCTATCCCTATGGTGATGTTGATACTTTGGCAGAAAAAATGAAGATTTTATTAATAAACGATAATTTAAGGGAAGAGATGGGCAAAAAAGCAATAGATTGGGCAAAAAATTTTACTTGGGAGAAATCAGCCA